One Zymoseptoria tritici IPO323 chromosome 3, whole genome shotgun sequence genomic region harbors:
- a CDS encoding putative major facilitator superfamily transporter (Putative Major facilitator superfamily (MFS) transporter. Predicted signal peptide. Predicted membrane localization.), producing the protein MDEKIPTGAGEYSTPPSEIETSRDWSVEEERKAKWKLDLLIMPILTLGFFCLQLDRGNIANALTDNFFEDVGITQDQFNVGQQMLSLGIVLFEIPSNMVLYRVGPGKWLTLQLFLFGTVSTFQAFMSNYGSFIATRFLLGITESGFIPGGLWTLSTWYTRKETAKRVMFFYFGNQFGQASAKLLAYGILHMRGVGGKPGWFWLFALMGGFTCLSGLIFGFFLPDSFKNPHSTFLPKVQIFTEREIYILRTRVLRDEPAKGKKKSRIGLTAFKKTFSNWRMWVHFLITLANNGPQRGFDTYAPSIVRAMGFKGLSANALAAVGLFIQIPVSFSFSWFSDRYNRRGETVIAGLSMVILGYAFNRGFTELTGPSTQGAKYFGVVWTQIFGTFSHPLNITWMSLTCTDSEERALAMAMVIMGANIAGIYGAQLYREDDSPRYRRAFLVAMAVLIFGCALSIVRKIDEIRLRRKHRDDSLVKEASQSEIDAYDNLQVQPLPVAAGPPPAAVAADVPTVVR; encoded by the exons ATGGACGAGAAAATACCCACCGGAGCTGGAGAGTATTCCACTCCTCCCAGTGAAATCGAAACCAGCCGCGATTGGAgtgttgaggaggagagaaAGGCAAAGTGGAAGTTGGATCTCCTCATCATGCCTATTCTGACTCTTGGATTCTTCTGCCTGC AGCTTGACAGAGGAAACATCGCGAATGCCCTCACGGACAATTTCTTCGAAGATGTCGGCATCACTCAAGATCAGTTCAATGTCGGTCAGCAGATGCTGTCTCTCGGAATCGTTCTTTTTGAGATCCCAAGCAACATGGTCCTCTATCGAGTCGGTCCCGGAAAGTGGTTGACGCTTCAACTCTTCCTGTTCGGCACGGTCTCAACATTCCAGGCCTTTATGAGCAATTATGGCTCCTTTATCGCGACTAGATTCCTGCTTGGTATCACCGAGTCTGGCTTCATTCCTGG CGGTCTCTGGACCTTGTCGACTTGGTACACCCGAAAGGAAACTGCGAAAAGGGTCATG TTCTTCTATTTCGGTAACCAATTTGGGCAGGCATCGGCCAAACTCCTGGCATACGGTATCCTACACATGCGAGGTGTTGGCGGCAAACCCGGCTGGTTTTGGCTCTTCGCCCTCATGGGTGGGTTCACCTGCCTTTCCGGTCTCATCTTCGGCTTCTTTCTGCCCGACTCCTTCAAGAACCCACACAGTACCTTCTTGCCGAAAGTGCAGATCTTCACCGAGCGCGAGATTTACATTCTGAGGACTCGTGTGCTGCGCGATGAGCCGgccaagggcaagaagaagtcgaggatTGGGTTGACTGCATTCAAGAAGACG TTTTCCAACTGGCGCATGTGGGTGCACTTCCTCATCACGCTGGCCAACAACGGACCACAGCGTGGATTTGACACCTACGCTCCATCGATTGTGCGGGCCATGGGCTTCAAGGGTCTATCCGCCAATGCTCTAGCTGCCGTGGGTCTCTTCATTCAGATTCCAGTGTCCTTCTCTTTCAGCTGGTTCTCAGACCGATA CAATCGTCGCGGCGAGACCGTCATCGCTGGTCTGAGTATGGTCATTCTTGGTTACGCCTTCAACCGTGGCTTCACTGAGCTCACAGGCCCGTCGACCCAAGGCGCAAA ATACTTCGGTGTCGTCTGGACACAAATCTTCGGCACGTTCTCGCACCCACTCAACATCACCTGGATGTCCTTGACCTGCACCGACTCCGAGGAACGCGCTTTAGCCATGGCCATGGTGATCATGGGCGCAAACATCGCTGGAATCTACGGAGCACAGTTGTACAGAGAGGATGACAGCCCGAGATATCGTCGTGCTTTCCTCGTTGCCATGGCCGTGCTCATTTTCGGATGCGCACTGTCGATCGTGAGGAAGATTGACGAGATTCGGCTGCGCAGGAAGCACAGAGACGATAGCTTGGTAAAGGAGGCTTCGCAAAGTGAGATCGATGCGTACGATAACTTGCAAGTGCAGCCTTTGCCAGTCGCTGCGGGGCCTCCGCCTGCCGCTGTCGCCGCCGATGTGCCAACCGTGGTGAGGTAG
- the MgSPR7 gene encoding subtilase (Peptidase S8 (PFAM pf00082)) has product MKSFLGLTLPLLAAASPVMVESIHNDAAPVVSASNAKEIPDSYMIKFKSHVNTNLAAQHHDWVQDLHLSTQKMKMDLKKRSQTPMVDDIFHGLKHTYNIAGSLMGYSGHFDEDTIEQIRRHPDVELIEKDQEVHTLGHDDYETEKNAPWGLARISHRDSLSFGTFNKYLYTADGGEGVDVYVIDTGTNVDHVDFEGRAKWGKTIPQGDEDEDGNGHGTHCSGTVAGKKYGVAKKAHVKAVKVLRSNGSGSMSDVVKGVEYAATSHSEQVSVAKKGKRKGFKGSAANMSLGGGKSALLDQAVNAAVDAGIHFAVAAGNDNADSCNYSPAAAENAVTVGASTLADERAYFSNFGTCNDIFAPGLNIQSTWIGSKYAVNTISGTSMASPHIAGLLAYLLSLQPSKDSAYAVAEISPKKLKKHLISFATEGVLSDVPSNTKNILAWNGGGEGNFSAIVEKGGYKGKNESPAPVDLKEDLKEKAGDFADKIAELEKKLEKDVQDFIGQLKSE; this is encoded by the exons atgaAGTCGTTTCTCGGCTTGACGCTGCCGCTGCTGGCGGCGGCATCGCCTGTCATGGTCGAATCCATCCACAACGACGCAGCGCCCGTCGTCTCCGCCTCCAACGCAAAGGAGATCCCCGACAGCTACATGATCAAGTTCAAGAGCCATGTCAACACCAACCTGGCCGCTCAGCACCACGACTGGGTTCAGGACCTCCACCTGTCAACtcagaagatgaagatggacCTCAAGAAGCGTTCGCAGACACCCATggtcgacgacatcttccacGGCTTGAAGCACACATACAACATTGCGGGCTCGCTCATGGGATACTCCGGTCACTTTGACGAGGATACCATTGAGCAGATCCGCCGACACCCAGAT GTCGAGCTTATCGAGAAGGATCAAGAGGTCCACACCCTCGGCCACGATGATTACGAGACGGAGAAGAACGCCCCGTGGGGTCTAGCTCGCATCTCGCACCGAGACAGCTTATCATTCGGTACCTTCAACAAGTACCTCTACACCGCCGATGGTGGTGAGGGAGTTGATGTCTATGTCATCGACACTGGCACCAACGTTGACCACGTCGACTTCGAGGGCCGCGCCAAGTGGGGCAAGACCATTCCTCAAggtgacgaggacgaggatggcaACGGACACGGCACTCACTGCTCCGGCACAGTCGCTGGCAAGAAGTACGGTGTGGCCAAGAAGGCTCACGTCAAGGCCGTCAAGGTCCTGCGCTCCAACGGTTCGGGCTCCATGTCTGATGTCGTCAAGGGTGTCGAGTACGCCGCCACTTCCCACTCTGAGCAGGTCTCCGTtgcgaagaagggcaagagaAAGGGCTTCAAGGGCTCTGCTGCCAACATGTCTCTTGGTGGTGGCAAGTCCGCTCTCCTTGACCAGGCCGTCAACGCTGCGGTCGACGCCGGTATCCACTTTGCCGTCGCTGCTGGCAATGACAACGCTG ACTCCTGCAACTACtctcccgccgccgccgagaacGCCGTGACCGTTGGTGCCAGCACCCTCGCCGACGAGCGTGCCTACTTCTCCAACTTCGGCACTTGCAACGACATCTTCGCTCCCGGTCTCAACATCCAGTCCACCTGGATCGGCAGCAAGTACGCCGTCAACACAATCTCCGGTACTTCCATGGCTTCGCCTCACATCGCTGGTCTCCTCGCCTACCTGCTCTCCCTCCAGCCTTCCAAGGACTCCGCCTACGCCGTGGCCGAAATCAGCCCTAAGAAGCTCAAGAAGcacctcatctccttcgccaCCGAGGGTGTCCTCAGCGATGTCCCAAGCAACACCAAGAACATTCTTGCATGGaacggtggtggtgagggcaacttctccgccatcGTGGAGAAGGGTGGATACAAGGGCAAGAATGAGTCTCCTGCACCAGTTGACCTCAAGGAGGACCTCAAGGAGAAGGCCGGCGACTTCGCTGATAAGATTGCTGAGCTCGAGAAGAAGCTTGAGAAAGACGTTCAGGACTTCATTGGTCAGCTCAAGTCCGAGTAG